A section of the Streptomyces sp. NBC_01408 genome encodes:
- a CDS encoding FAD-binding oxidoreductase, which translates to MAPVAMRSVAKSLSEAKPVSYWLDDPGKPAPQPALTSDERCDLLVIGAGYSGLWTALLAKERDPGRDVVVIESKEAGWAASGRNGGFCAASLTHGLGNGLARWPGELARLEELGARNLDAIEEAVARYGIDCDFERTGEIDVATEPHQVEELRELHEEAQRLGLAGSSEWLDGDAVRAEVDSPTFLAGLWDRDGVAMLNPAKLAWGLKQACLDLGVRIYENTRGLKMAPAGRGMTVQTPYGTILARRVALGTNIFPSLVRRIRPFTVPVYDYALMSEPLDEAQLASIGWKNRQGMGDSANQFHYFRITRDHRILWGGYDAIYPYRGKLDSEYDHRPETYLRLAEHFFTAFPQLEGLKFSHAWGGAIDTCSRFSAFFGTAHSGKVAYAAGYTGLGVGATRFGADVMLDLLDGLDTERTRLEMVRSKPMPFPPEPFAWTGITLTKWSLARADRHGGHRNLWLRTLDRLGLGFDS; encoded by the coding sequence ATGGCCCCAGTCGCCATGCGTAGTGTTGCGAAATCCCTTTCCGAAGCGAAGCCGGTCTCGTACTGGCTGGACGACCCCGGCAAGCCCGCCCCCCAGCCGGCGCTGACCTCCGACGAGCGATGCGACCTGCTGGTCATCGGGGCCGGCTACAGCGGGCTGTGGACCGCGCTGCTCGCCAAGGAGCGCGACCCCGGGCGGGACGTCGTAGTGATCGAGAGCAAGGAGGCGGGCTGGGCCGCCTCCGGCCGCAACGGCGGCTTCTGCGCCGCCTCCCTCACCCACGGCCTCGGCAACGGGCTGGCCCGCTGGCCCGGCGAGCTGGCCAGGCTGGAGGAGCTGGGCGCCCGCAACCTCGACGCCATCGAGGAGGCGGTCGCCCGCTACGGCATCGACTGCGACTTCGAGCGGACCGGCGAGATCGACGTCGCCACCGAACCGCACCAGGTCGAGGAGCTGCGCGAACTGCACGAGGAGGCACAGCGCCTGGGCCTCGCGGGCAGCTCCGAATGGCTCGACGGCGACGCGGTGCGCGCCGAGGTCGACTCACCGACCTTCCTCGCGGGCCTCTGGGACCGCGACGGCGTCGCCATGCTCAACCCGGCGAAGCTGGCCTGGGGCCTCAAGCAGGCCTGTCTGGACCTCGGGGTGCGGATCTACGAGAACACCCGCGGCCTGAAGATGGCCCCGGCCGGGCGCGGCATGACCGTCCAGACCCCCTACGGCACGATCCTCGCCCGCCGGGTCGCCCTGGGCACCAACATCTTCCCTTCACTGGTCAGGCGGATCCGCCCGTTCACCGTCCCGGTCTACGACTACGCGCTGATGAGCGAGCCGCTGGACGAGGCACAGCTGGCCTCGATCGGCTGGAAGAACCGGCAGGGGATGGGCGACAGCGCCAACCAGTTCCACTACTTCCGGATCACCCGGGACCACCGGATCCTGTGGGGCGGCTACGACGCGATCTACCCCTACCGGGGGAAGCTCGACTCCGAGTACGACCACCGTCCCGAGACCTACCTCAGGCTCGCGGAGCACTTCTTCACGGCCTTCCCGCAGCTGGAGGGGCTGAAGTTCAGCCACGCCTGGGGCGGCGCGATCGACACCTGCTCGCGCTTCTCCGCCTTCTTCGGCACGGCGCACTCCGGGAAGGTCGCCTACGCGGCCGGCTACACCGGGCTCGGCGTCGGTGCCACCCGCTTCGGCGCGGACGTGATGCTGGACCTGCTCGACGGCCTCGACACCGAGCGCACCCGGCTGGAGATGGTCCGCAGCAAGCCGATGCCCTTCCCGCCGGAGCCCTTCGCCTGGACCGGGATCACCCTCACCAAGTGGTCGCTGGCCCGCGCCGACCGCCACGGCGGGCACCGGAACCTGTGGCTCAGGACGCTCGACCGCCTCGGCCTCGGCTTCGACAGCTGA
- a CDS encoding ABC transporter permease: MRNPLVWLRRNLVVIAGLGTLAYMILPNLVVTVFSFNNPSGRFNYAWQEFSLDAWKDPCGVADLCGSLSLSLQIALWSTLAATALGTAIAFALVRYRFRARGAVNSLIFLPMAMPEIVMAASLLALFLNMGIQLGFWTILIAHIMFCLSFVVAAVKARVLSMDPRLEEAARDLYAGPVQTFVRVTLPIAAPGIAAGALLSFALSFDDFIITNFNSGNTVTFPMFVWGSAQRGTPVQINVIGTAMFVIAVLVVLAGQMVGNRRKKAQPK; this comes from the coding sequence ATGCGCAACCCACTCGTCTGGCTCCGGCGCAATCTGGTCGTCATCGCGGGCCTCGGCACGCTCGCGTACATGATCCTGCCGAACCTCGTCGTGACCGTCTTCTCCTTCAACAACCCCTCCGGGCGGTTCAACTACGCCTGGCAGGAGTTCTCGCTCGACGCCTGGAAGGACCCCTGCGGGGTCGCCGACCTGTGCGGCTCGCTGTCGCTCTCGCTCCAGATCGCCCTGTGGTCCACGCTCGCCGCGACCGCCCTGGGCACCGCGATAGCCTTCGCGCTCGTCCGCTACCGCTTCCGGGCGCGCGGCGCGGTCAACTCGCTGATCTTCCTGCCCATGGCGATGCCCGAGATCGTGATGGCCGCCTCGCTGCTGGCGCTCTTCCTCAACATGGGCATCCAGCTGGGCTTCTGGACGATCCTGATCGCCCACATCATGTTCTGCCTCAGCTTCGTCGTCGCCGCCGTCAAGGCACGCGTCCTGTCCATGGACCCGCGGCTGGAGGAGGCCGCCCGCGACCTCTACGCGGGGCCGGTGCAGACCTTCGTACGCGTCACCCTGCCGATCGCGGCGCCCGGTATCGCGGCGGGAGCGCTGCTCTCCTTCGCGCTCTCCTTCGACGACTTCATCATCACCAACTTCAACTCGGGCAACACCGTCACCTTCCCCATGTTCGTGTGGGGATCGGCCCAGCGCGGTACGCCTGTGCAGATCAACGTCATCGGCACGGCGATGTTCGTCATCGCGGTGCTGGTGGTCCTCGCCGGCCAGATGGTCGGCAACCGCCGCAAGAAGGCACAACCGAAGTAG
- a CDS encoding ABC transporter permease: MTATAAPPKAPAPAGPPAHKPSVRKRLVPYWLLLPGILWLLVFFVLPMVYQASTSVQTGSLEEGFQVTWHFQTYWDAFTEYYPQFLRSLLYAGTATALCLLLGYPLAYLIAFKAGRWRNLLLVLVIAPFFTSFLIRTLAWKTILADGGPVVGVLNSIGFLDVTSWLGMTQGDRVLATPLAVVCGLTYNFLPFMILPLYSSLERIDTRLHEAAGDLYARPATVFRKVTFPLSMPGVVSGTLLTFIPASGDYVNAELLGSTDTRMIGNVIQSQYLRILDYPTAAALSFILMAIVLIMVTIYIRRAGTEDLV; encoded by the coding sequence GTGACCGCCACCGCCGCGCCGCCCAAGGCGCCCGCCCCGGCCGGACCCCCGGCGCACAAGCCGTCGGTACGCAAGCGGCTGGTCCCGTACTGGCTGCTGCTCCCCGGCATCCTGTGGCTGCTGGTCTTCTTCGTCCTGCCGATGGTCTACCAGGCCTCCACCTCGGTGCAGACCGGCTCGCTCGAAGAGGGCTTCCAGGTCACCTGGCACTTCCAGACCTACTGGGACGCCTTCACCGAGTACTACCCGCAGTTCCTGCGCTCCCTGCTCTACGCGGGCACCGCCACCGCGCTGTGCCTGCTCCTCGGGTACCCGCTGGCCTACCTGATCGCCTTCAAGGCGGGCCGCTGGCGCAACCTGCTGCTCGTCCTGGTGATCGCGCCGTTCTTCACCAGCTTCCTGATCCGTACCCTCGCCTGGAAGACGATCCTGGCCGACGGCGGTCCGGTGGTCGGGGTGCTCAACAGCATCGGCTTCCTCGACGTCACCAGCTGGCTGGGCATGACCCAGGGCGACCGGGTGCTGGCCACGCCGCTCGCGGTCGTCTGCGGTCTGACGTACAACTTCCTGCCCTTCATGATCCTGCCGCTGTACTCCTCGCTGGAGCGCATCGACACCCGCCTCCACGAGGCCGCCGGGGACCTGTACGCCCGCCCCGCCACGGTCTTCCGGAAGGTGACCTTCCCGCTGTCCATGCCGGGCGTGGTCTCCGGGACCCTGCTGACCTTCATCCCGGCGAGCGGCGACTACGTCAACGCCGAGCTGCTCGGCTCCACGGACACCCGGATGATCGGCAACGTCATCCAGTCGCAGTACCTGCGGATCCTCGACTACCCGACGGCGGCCGCGCTGTCCTTCATCCTCATGGCCATCGTGCTGATCATGGTCACCATCTACATCCGCCGAGCGGGGACGGAGGACCTGGTCTGA
- a CDS encoding ABC transporter ATP-binding protein yields MTDKTAGGDVRLTGISKHYGTFTAVHPLDLTIPQGSFFALLGASGCGKTTTLRMIAGLEEPSTGTVHLGDREVTDLPPYKRPVNTVFQSYALFPHLSIYENVAFGLRRRGIKSVKKQVDDMLELVQLGEQAGKKPHQLSGGQQQRVAVARALINHPQVLLLDEPLGALDLKLRRQMQLELKRIQTEVGITFVHVTHDQEEAMTMADTVAVMNGGRVEQLGAPAELYENPGTTFVANFLGTSNLIEAAVESAGSDVVVSASGMKLRLPAARCATTPSTGGKLLVGVRPEKISLVHADEEHTVAAGRNKVPGRIVASSFIGVSTQYVIDSQVCPELEVYAQNIERDARLVPGAEVILHWNPEHTFGLDAAQDIDAGIETVEESA; encoded by the coding sequence ATGACTGACAAGACCGCGGGCGGCGATGTCCGCCTCACCGGGATCAGCAAGCACTACGGCACCTTCACCGCCGTGCACCCGCTGGACCTGACCATTCCCCAGGGCTCCTTCTTCGCCCTGCTCGGCGCCTCGGGCTGCGGGAAGACCACCACCCTGCGCATGATCGCCGGCCTGGAGGAGCCCTCCACCGGCACGGTCCACCTCGGCGACCGGGAGGTCACCGACCTGCCGCCGTACAAGCGCCCGGTCAACACGGTCTTCCAGAGCTACGCGCTGTTCCCGCACCTGAGCATCTACGAGAACGTCGCCTTCGGGCTGCGCCGCCGCGGCATCAAGTCCGTCAAGAAGCAGGTCGACGACATGCTGGAGCTGGTGCAGCTCGGCGAGCAGGCCGGCAAGAAGCCGCACCAGCTCTCCGGCGGCCAGCAGCAGCGCGTAGCCGTCGCCCGGGCCCTGATCAACCACCCCCAGGTGCTGCTCCTCGACGAGCCCCTCGGCGCCCTCGACCTCAAGCTGCGCCGCCAGATGCAGCTGGAGCTCAAGCGCATCCAGACCGAGGTGGGCATCACCTTCGTGCACGTCACGCACGACCAGGAGGAGGCCATGACGATGGCCGACACCGTCGCCGTGATGAACGGCGGCCGCGTCGAGCAGCTGGGCGCCCCCGCCGAGCTGTACGAGAACCCGGGCACCACCTTCGTCGCCAACTTCCTCGGCACCTCGAACCTCATCGAGGCCGCGGTGGAGTCCGCCGGGTCCGACGTCGTCGTCTCCGCCTCCGGTATGAAGCTCAGGCTGCCCGCGGCCCGCTGCGCGACCACCCCGAGCACGGGCGGAAAGCTCCTGGTCGGAGTGCGCCCGGAGAAGATATCCCTGGTCCACGCCGACGAGGAGCACACCGTCGCGGCCGGCCGCAACAAGGTCCCGGGCCGGATCGTGGCCTCCTCCTTCATCGGTGTCTCCACCCAGTACGTCATCGACAGCCAGGTCTGCCCCGAGCTGGAGGTGTACGCCCAGAACATCGAGCGGGACGCACGGCTCGTCCCGGGCGCCGAGGTGATCCTGCACTGGAACCCGGAGCACACCTTCGGCCTGGACGCAGCCCAAGACATCGACGCGGGCATCGAGACCGTCGAGGAGAGCGCGTGA
- a CDS encoding spermidine/putrescine ABC transporter substrate-binding protein: MEQFEPDRLSTAQLAAMRRSLTSGRGALTRRSLLRASGVGALTVAGLSALTACGIPPAKREGGAVASDDHSEQEKQINFSNWTEYMDTGEDEKSRPTLDEFTKRTGIEVKYTEDINDNVEFFGKIRPQLAAGQDTGRDLIVVTDWLAARMIRLGWAQKLDPAHLPHAYANLIPQFRTPDWDPGRSYSYPWTGIDTVIAYNTKATGGKKVDSVTQMLDDPTLKGRVGFLTEMRDSVGMTLLDQGKDPAKFTTADFDGAIGRLQKGVDTKQIRRFTGNDYTADLDKGDLAACLAWAGDVIQLQAGNPDIQYAIPAPGYITSSDNLLVPVKARHKANAEKLIDFYYEPPVAAQLAAFISYVCPVEGVQEELAKIDPALADNPLIVPDKAMAAKAHAFRSLSSEEETAYEEKFAKLIGA; encoded by the coding sequence ATGGAGCAGTTCGAGCCCGACCGCCTCTCGACGGCGCAACTCGCCGCGATGCGGCGCAGCCTCACCAGTGGGCGCGGCGCCCTCACCCGCCGCTCGCTGCTGCGCGCCTCCGGAGTCGGAGCGCTCACCGTCGCAGGCCTGTCCGCCCTCACCGCCTGCGGCATCCCGCCCGCCAAGCGCGAGGGCGGCGCGGTGGCCTCCGACGACCACTCGGAGCAGGAGAAGCAGATCAACTTCTCCAACTGGACCGAGTACATGGACACCGGCGAGGACGAGAAGTCCCGCCCCACGCTGGACGAGTTCACCAAGCGGACCGGCATCGAGGTCAAGTACACCGAGGACATCAACGACAACGTCGAGTTCTTCGGCAAGATCCGCCCGCAGCTCGCGGCCGGCCAGGACACCGGCCGCGACCTGATCGTCGTCACCGACTGGCTCGCCGCCCGCATGATCCGCCTCGGCTGGGCGCAGAAGCTGGACCCCGCCCACCTGCCGCACGCCTACGCCAACCTGATCCCGCAGTTCCGCACCCCCGACTGGGACCCGGGCCGCTCCTACAGCTACCCCTGGACCGGCATCGACACCGTCATCGCCTACAACACCAAGGCCACCGGCGGGAAGAAGGTCGACTCCGTCACGCAGATGCTCGACGATCCCACCCTCAAGGGCCGCGTCGGCTTCCTCACCGAGATGCGCGACAGCGTCGGCATGACCCTGCTCGACCAGGGCAAGGACCCGGCGAAGTTCACCACCGCCGACTTCGACGGGGCGATAGGCCGGCTCCAGAAGGGCGTGGACACCAAGCAGATCCGCCGCTTCACCGGCAACGACTACACGGCGGACCTCGACAAGGGCGACCTCGCCGCGTGCCTCGCCTGGGCGGGCGACGTCATCCAGCTCCAGGCCGGCAACCCGGACATCCAGTACGCCATCCCCGCCCCCGGCTACATCACCTCCAGCGACAACCTGCTGGTCCCCGTCAAGGCCCGGCACAAGGCCAACGCCGAGAAGCTCATCGACTTCTACTACGAGCCCCCGGTCGCCGCCCAGCTGGCCGCCTTCATCAGCTACGTCTGCCCGGTCGAGGGCGTCCAGGAGGAGCTGGCCAAGATCGACCCCGCACTCGCGGACAACCCGCTGATCGTGCCGGACAAGGCGATGGCCGCCAAGGCCCACGCCTTCCGCTCGCTGAGCAGCGAGGAAGAGACGGCGTACGAAGAGAAGTTCGCCAAGCTCATCGGCGCGTGA
- a CDS encoding gamma-aminobutyraldehyde dehydrogenase: protein MGNRFQVKDRFADGAQYIDGRLRSGTSGQSHTVVDPATGEEVLTYELASTADVDEAVAAAVRAFPGWSGATPGERSDALHRLAAVLAEQAEDFAYAESLQCGKPIKLSTEFDVPGTIDNTAFFAGAARHLQGQAAAEYSGDHTSYVRREAIGVVGSIAPWNYPLQMAAWKILPAIAAGNTIVLKPAELTPLTSLMFAQAAKDAGLPDGVINIVTGAGREAGEHLVGHPDVVMTSFTGSTAVGKRVAEIATATVKRLHLELGGKAPFLVFDDADLEAAAHGAVAASLINTGQDCTAATRAYVQRPLHDAFVARVAELMDTVRLGDPFAPTTDLGPLVSHAQRDRVAGFVERARGYATVVTGGEIPGGELAEGAYYRPTLIAGAAQDSEVVQSEIFGPVLVVLPFDTDDEGIALANDTPYGLAASAWSRDLYRANRATREIKAGCVWVNDHIPIISEMPHGGYKASGFGKDMSTYSFEEYTQVKHVMYDNTAVAAKDWHRTIFGDR from the coding sequence ATGGGCAATCGCTTCCAGGTCAAGGACCGCTTCGCGGACGGCGCGCAGTACATCGACGGGCGACTGAGGTCCGGCACCTCCGGGCAGTCACACACCGTGGTCGACCCGGCCACCGGTGAGGAGGTCCTCACCTACGAACTCGCGAGCACCGCGGACGTCGACGAGGCCGTCGCCGCCGCCGTCCGGGCCTTCCCCGGCTGGTCCGGCGCCACCCCCGGCGAGCGCTCCGACGCCCTGCACCGGCTGGCCGCCGTACTGGCCGAGCAGGCGGAGGACTTCGCGTACGCCGAGTCGCTCCAGTGCGGCAAGCCGATCAAGCTGTCCACGGAGTTCGACGTGCCGGGGACCATCGACAACACGGCCTTCTTCGCGGGGGCGGCGCGCCACCTCCAGGGGCAGGCGGCCGCCGAGTACTCCGGGGACCACACCTCCTACGTACGCCGCGAGGCCATCGGGGTGGTCGGCTCCATCGCGCCCTGGAACTACCCCCTCCAGATGGCCGCCTGGAAGATCCTCCCGGCCATCGCCGCGGGCAACACCATCGTCCTCAAGCCCGCCGAGCTCACCCCGCTGACCTCCCTGATGTTCGCGCAGGCCGCCAAGGACGCGGGCCTGCCCGACGGCGTGATCAACATCGTGACCGGCGCGGGCCGGGAGGCCGGAGAGCACCTGGTCGGCCACCCCGACGTGGTCATGACCTCCTTCACCGGATCCACCGCCGTCGGCAAGCGGGTCGCCGAGATCGCCACCGCCACCGTCAAGCGGCTCCACCTCGAACTCGGCGGCAAGGCCCCCTTCCTCGTCTTCGACGACGCCGACCTGGAGGCCGCCGCACACGGCGCCGTCGCCGCCTCCCTCATCAACACCGGCCAGGACTGCACCGCCGCGACCCGCGCCTACGTCCAGCGCCCGCTGCACGACGCCTTCGTCGCCCGGGTCGCCGAGCTGATGGACACTGTGCGCCTGGGCGACCCGTTCGCGCCCACCACGGACCTCGGCCCGCTGGTCTCCCACGCCCAGCGGGACCGCGTCGCCGGCTTCGTCGAGCGCGCTCGCGGCTACGCCACCGTGGTCACCGGCGGCGAGATCCCGGGAGGCGAGCTCGCCGAAGGCGCGTACTACCGGCCCACCCTCATCGCCGGCGCCGCCCAGGACAGCGAAGTGGTCCAGTCCGAGATCTTCGGCCCGGTCCTCGTCGTCCTGCCGTTCGACACCGACGACGAGGGCATCGCGCTGGCCAACGACACCCCGTACGGACTGGCCGCCTCCGCCTGGAGCCGCGACCTCTACCGGGCGAACCGCGCCACCCGCGAGATCAAGGCGGGCTGCGTGTGGGTCAACGACCACATCCCGATCATCAGCGAGATGCCCCACGGCGGCTACAAGGCGAGCGGCTTCGGAAAGGACATGAGCACCTACTCCTTCGAGGAGTACACGCAGGTCAAGCATGTGATGTACGACAACACGGCGGTCGCCGCGAAGGACTGGCACCGCACGATCTTCGGGGACAGATAA
- a CDS encoding NADAR family protein gives MEMIDKLIKQVSSGERVKFLPFWGHRPRPDGTLGPSCLSQWWPSEFTVGDVRYATAEHWMMAGKARLFGDPEAERAALEASSPAAAKKAGRLVRGFDDAIWERERFALVVEGSVHKFGSDPALRSYLLSTGNRVLVEASPMDRIWGIGLAADDARALDPARWRGLNLLGFALMEARERLREDLREGGA, from the coding sequence ATGGAAATGATCGACAAGCTGATCAAGCAGGTCAGCAGCGGTGAGCGGGTGAAGTTCCTGCCGTTCTGGGGCCACCGTCCGCGACCCGACGGGACGCTCGGACCGAGCTGTCTCAGCCAGTGGTGGCCGTCCGAGTTCACTGTGGGTGACGTCCGCTACGCCACGGCGGAGCACTGGATGATGGCCGGGAAGGCCCGCCTGTTCGGGGACCCGGAGGCCGAGCGGGCCGCCCTGGAGGCCTCCAGCCCGGCGGCCGCGAAGAAGGCCGGGCGGCTGGTGCGCGGCTTCGACGACGCGATATGGGAGCGGGAGCGCTTCGCCCTGGTGGTGGAGGGCAGCGTGCACAAGTTCGGCTCCGACCCGGCGCTGCGCTCTTACCTGCTGTCCACCGGGAACCGGGTACTGGTGGAGGCCAGCCCGATGGACCGGATCTGGGGCATCGGGCTCGCGGCCGACGACGCGCGCGCCCTGGACCCGGCACGCTGGCGCGGGCTGAACCTGCTGGGCTTCGCCCTGATGGAGGCCCGGGAGCGGCTGCGCGAGGACCTGCGCGAGGGCGGCGCCTGA
- a CDS encoding TROVE domain-containing protein: MARFNLLRSKAAPASPTSPVRSTGRRAANHHGSRGYLRDPRSELFLLAVANFVTQRTAYESGEARDERFAALVRTLAVEDPEWTAGLLGWLRGEGNMRTASLVGAAEYVKARLDAGATGGPSNRQVVDCVLRRADEPGELLAYWTAAYGRNVPKPVKRGIADAVRRLYSGTSLLKYDTASKGFRFGDVLNLVHASPDPDKPWQGELFRYALDRRHNPETAEAPPGNRTLAAHRALMELPVEERRAVVTSPDGAERFAAAGMTWEALAGWLQGPMDAAAWEAVIPSMGPMALLRNLRNFDQAGVSDAVAARVAAKISDPEVVARSRQFPFRYLAAYQHAPSLRWAYPLEQALGHSLGNVPALPGRTLILVDRSGSMWHPLSDRSQLNRADAAAVFGAALAQRAERADLVQFGTSSKTVGYQRGESVLKMLERFEDLGGTNTTEAVRQHFKGHDRVLIVTDEQADYRSYGGDPTSLVPDTVPVYTWNLAGFRVGHAPSGSENRHTFGGLTDAAFRMVTLIEGGRNADWPWAAA; encoded by the coding sequence ATGGCTCGCTTCAACCTGCTCCGCTCCAAGGCGGCGCCCGCTTCGCCCACCTCGCCCGTCCGCTCCACCGGCCGCCGCGCCGCCAACCACCACGGCAGCCGCGGGTACCTCCGCGATCCGCGCTCCGAGCTGTTCCTGCTCGCCGTGGCCAACTTCGTGACGCAGCGCACCGCGTACGAGAGCGGCGAGGCCCGCGACGAACGCTTCGCCGCGCTCGTGCGCACCCTCGCCGTCGAGGACCCGGAGTGGACCGCGGGCCTGCTGGGCTGGCTGCGCGGGGAGGGCAACATGCGCACCGCCTCGCTCGTCGGCGCCGCCGAGTACGTGAAGGCGCGCCTCGACGCGGGTGCCACCGGCGGGCCTTCGAACCGCCAGGTCGTGGACTGCGTACTGCGGCGCGCGGACGAGCCCGGTGAGCTGCTGGCCTACTGGACGGCGGCCTACGGGCGCAACGTGCCCAAGCCCGTCAAGCGCGGGATCGCCGACGCCGTGCGCCGGCTCTACTCCGGCACCTCGCTGCTGAAGTACGACACCGCCTCCAAGGGCTTCCGCTTCGGTGACGTCCTCAACCTCGTGCACGCCTCGCCCGACCCGGACAAGCCCTGGCAGGGCGAGCTCTTCCGGTACGCCCTCGACCGCCGGCACAACCCGGAGACCGCCGAGGCCCCGCCGGGCAACCGCACCCTGGCGGCCCACCGGGCGCTGATGGAGCTGCCAGTGGAGGAGCGGCGCGCCGTGGTCACCTCCCCGGACGGCGCGGAGCGGTTCGCGGCGGCGGGCATGACCTGGGAGGCGCTGGCCGGCTGGCTCCAGGGCCCGATGGACGCGGCTGCCTGGGAGGCGGTCATCCCGTCGATGGGCCCGATGGCGCTGCTGCGGAACCTGCGCAACTTCGACCAGGCCGGGGTCTCGGACGCGGTCGCGGCGCGGGTCGCGGCGAAGATCTCCGACCCGGAGGTCGTCGCCCGGTCCCGGCAGTTCCCCTTCCGCTACCTGGCCGCCTACCAGCACGCGCCCTCGCTGCGCTGGGCGTACCCGCTGGAGCAGGCGCTCGGCCACTCGCTGGGCAACGTCCCGGCGCTGCCCGGGCGGACGCTCATCCTGGTCGACCGGTCGGGGTCCATGTGGCACCCGCTGTCGGACCGCTCGCAGCTCAACCGGGCGGACGCGGCCGCGGTCTTCGGTGCGGCGCTGGCGCAGCGGGCCGAGCGGGCGGACCTCGTGCAGTTCGGTACGAGCAGCAAGACGGTCGGGTACCAGCGCGGCGAGTCCGTGCTGAAGATGCTGGAGCGGTTCGAGGACCTCGGCGGCACCAACACCACCGAGGCCGTCCGGCAGCACTTCAAGGGGCACGACCGGGTCCTGATCGTCACCGACGAGCAGGCCGACTACCGCTCCTACGGCGGTGACCCGACCTCTCTGGTGCCGGACACCGTCCCGGTCTACACCTGGAACCTGGCCGGCTTCCGGGTGGGCCACGCGCCCTCGGGCTCGGAGAACCGGCACACCTTCGGCGGGCTCACCGACGCGGCCTTCCGCATGGTGACCCTGATCGAGGGCGGCCGGAACGCCGACTGGCCGTGGGCCGCCGCGTAG
- a CDS encoding DUF4190 domain-containing protein produces MTENSPEQRDPWAPPERPAADRGKPQGTPGTGVPGPPSVHDQPTLAGIPGQDPAASAGSAAQPGPGPASAAYGYPAQPDPGGYGYPGPPPAQPGYGYPGDAGYPGDAGYPGQPGYPGYPGQPGYPGYAGYPYGGRQLSNGFGITALVLGILAMLAVFGCITAFMAVPLGIGAIVYGVLGRGRASRGEADNGGMALAGLITGSVALALGALVTSAMLAGFWFDGWDGGNDYDDDYDGGSSYSNSQVHERV; encoded by the coding sequence ATGACCGAGAACAGTCCCGAGCAGCGAGACCCGTGGGCACCGCCCGAGCGTCCCGCGGCGGACCGGGGCAAGCCGCAGGGCACGCCGGGCACGGGCGTGCCGGGTCCGCCGTCCGTGCACGACCAGCCGACGCTCGCAGGGATACCCGGGCAGGATCCCGCCGCGTCCGCAGGATCCGCCGCGCAGCCGGGACCCGGCCCCGCGTCGGCGGCCTACGGCTACCCGGCCCAGCCGGACCCCGGTGGCTACGGCTACCCCGGGCCGCCGCCCGCCCAGCCGGGGTACGGATACCCGGGCGACGCGGGATACCCCGGCGACGCGGGATACCCCGGCCAGCCGGGATACCCGGGTTACCCGGGCCAGCCGGGATACCCCGGGTACGCCGGCTACCCGTACGGCGGCCGTCAGCTGAGCAACGGTTTCGGCATCACCGCCCTCGTCCTCGGCATCCTCGCCATGCTCGCGGTGTTCGGGTGCATCACCGCCTTCATGGCGGTCCCGCTCGGTATCGGGGCGATCGTCTACGGCGTGCTCGGCAGGGGCCGGGCGAGCCGCGGTGAGGCGGACAACGGCGGGATGGCGCTGGCCGGGCTCATCACGGGCTCGGTGGCCCTCGCACTGGGCGCCCTGGTCACGAGCGCCATGCTCGCCGGTTTCTGGTTCGACGGGTGGGACGGCGGCAACGACTACGACGACGACTACGACGGCGGGAGTTCCTACTCGAACTCCCAGGTCCACGAGCGGGTCTGA